From the genome of Setaria viridis chromosome 1, Setaria_viridis_v4.0, whole genome shotgun sequence:
AGCACACAGCGCCACCATCCACCTGGCCCTGGCAGACGGCAACAAGTGCTGCACCCTTCGTACTTTGAGACATGCATGTCCTTCAACCCAACTCTTCGTTCTCGTGATCTCGTTGTCCCGCCGGTTGACTAGCTAACCACTCAAAGTTTGACTGAATGGAACAAGTAGAATACGCAAAAACTGATTGAAAATTCGAAACGAACAGCTCTGAGCTCGTCTTCTAGCGAGGAACAGAACAAAGATCGAGCTGAAACTTAACACGCTCGCTCGTCGCAGCATGAGTTAAAAAATTAATAATAAAGATTGCAAAATATAAATTTTGATATACGTGCACGctataaataaaaacggaggaAATAGTACTTCCTGTAAATCATTTTAATTTTCTTGGAAAGTCAAAGTatatcaagtttgatcaaatttatacaataaagcaCTAGTATTTATGATGCCATAAGTtaaattagtttcttcattaaatatatttttatatttttatagtatatctatttgatgtctaAATTCTgatcaaatataaaaaaatttgactaaaaaaattaaaatgacttacgagattttggaacggagggagacGGAGTAGCCAACAACACGCAGCTGCTCGCTGCTGTTCCCGCGGCCGTGTGAACGCGCTAATCTCTCGCTCACACGTGTGGCATGCCGCGCGTACAAGCAAGCCGACCAATCCCACGCCCACGCGTATAGATAACACTTACACGCACGCACAAATTCGTAACGTCGGCAGTGGGCCACCCCCGAACAAATCCCCTCCCGGACCCACACGTCAGCCTCCCCCGAAACCCTCGCCACCTTTCCCCAAAGCTCCCAAACCACCCTTTTTATTCCCATCCCCCATCCTCCGGGGCATCCGGGCATCGCCATTCGCCAgccaccacaccaccaccactccaCTCCAGTGCGTGTCcacccccgcgccgcgccggcagcccgaagagccagccagccagccatggCGGTGAGCAACAACATCACGGCGTGCGTGACGCTACTGGCCCTGATCTGCGCGGTGCCCGTGATCGCCTCGGGGATCTGGTTCGCGTCGGCGCAGGGGGACGAGTGCGCGCGCCTGGCGCGGTGGCCCGTCGCCATCCTCGGcggcctgctcctcctcgccgccctcgcGGGCTTCGTCGGCGCCTACtggaaccgccgccgcctcctcgccttctACCTCTTCGCCATGGCCGCGCTCATCGTGCTCCTCATCGCGCTCCTCGTCTTCGCCTTCGCCGTCACCCGGGGCTCGGGGGCGTACCCGGTCCTGGGCCGCGCCTACGACGACTACCACCTCGACGGCTTCTCCATGTGGCTCCGGGGGTACGTCTCCGACGACCCGGGGAGGTGGGAGAAGATCAAGGCGTGCCTCGTCGTCTCCGACACCTGCAAGAAGCTCGCGCGGCAGGCCGCCTTCGTCAACGCCGAGCAGTTCTACCAGTCGCACCTCTCGCCGCTACAGGTAATTGCTTCAGCTCACTGCCACTCTCGAGTCCTGTCCTGTCCTGTCCACACATTTTCCGTTCGGCTGGCTGCAAAGCAGccacctgctgctgcggcagagagccagctgctgctgcggcagagagccgtgctgcagctgcttgctcgCTGCAAAGCCGAAGCAGCCAGCACCTCCTTATTACTGTTGATTGAGCTCATGAGATTAATTTATCGAAAATTTCTTATTAGTACTTTAAAAATTAAAATGCAGTACAAGCTGTGAACTAGTAGTAGAAATAGAACTGttcaaatgcattttttttttgccaacatTTGAAAGGAGTTGCCACTTTGAACATACATTGGTAGGTACATTACCTAGCGACACTTAACTGAggcaaaaagggaaaaaggaaaggaattattttttatgctTTATTAGGATCAATCAATCTCAATCTGGAGCCCTCCAGAGATGCTAGATGGTAGCACTACTAGAAGGGGTATGGAGGAATCAGGTGGCAAACTTTGTGACGGGGATTAGAAAAGGATGCGGTTAATCATGGGCATCTTTACCGTCACTGTGGCGTGGGCCTGCTCACCTTTCGCCACCCCGCAAACGCCAAATGGTCTAAAGAGGCATCCATGTGTAGGTCCATACTATAATTAAACTTTTTGTGGAGCGAATCAGAAACTGATACAGACACCGGAACATAATTTCGTGGTGGGCGATTTCTTGGCCGGGAAAATGCCCTTTTGTGTCGTTGTTGAACTTTATTAAGGGTTTTATCAGCCTTTTAAAGCCTCCTTGGTTAAACCCCATCTCAAACTTGGAAGAATTCCCTCGGAAAATTCATATGAAATTCCGGTGCCGTAAAGGCGCTGCAACTGAGGATTTATGTATTCTCTCCGAGATGCCTTGTGTTTGTACAAGTCAAATTTCTCTAGTTTTAAGCAAATTAATAGAAGTATACATCAACATACATcacatcaaattagtttcaCTATATCCACTATGAAACATGTATTTGGTATCGCAGGTGTTAATGATGTTAGAAAGTTTTCTTAAGACAAAATTACTATTTCATTTCGGGCAAAGGGAGTAGAGATTTCTTGGGGACGCGTTCTAGCTTGCAGATAGTGTAACATGGTCGGAGACAAGGGGCATGGGACGGTGCATGGGTGAGTGAGATCAACTGTTGTTAATTGTGTATTTCCGTGTTACTCTATTTCCATCACCTCGGTTTTGGGCCAAGAACACTTCCCTCTGTTGATTCTTGGATTGGAGCGAGCGCAGCTCATGCTTATGCGTGGGTACAATGGTATATTCATCTCGATCGGTGTCCGCTTCCGCGCAGAGTTTGTCTGTCCGTGCCCGCGGATTCCGGGCTGGCCATCCCTCCATCTCTAGGAAGTAGGAACCAATGAACTATCTGTTTGGCTCCATCTC
Proteins encoded in this window:
- the LOC117850040 gene encoding tetraspanin-2; protein product: MAVSNNITACVTLLALICAVPVIASGIWFASAQGDECARLARWPVAILGGLLLLAALAGFVGAYWNRRRLLAFYLFAMAALIVLLIALLVFAFAVTRGSGAYPVLGRAYDDYHLDGFSMWLRGYVSDDPGRWEKIKACLVVSDTCKKLARQAAFVNAEQFYQSHLSPLQSGCCKPPSVCGFSYVSPTVWTAPARPAADPDCGLWSNDPAQLCYECESCKAGLLEALRDQWHKANIALVVATVCLLLLYLIGCSAYKNAQAAAFFSRYK